The following are from one region of the Oceanotoga teriensis genome:
- the hydF gene encoding [FeFe] hydrogenase H-cluster maturation GTPase HydF, translated as MSLGGYRLNIVISGKRNVGKSSIINSLLNQDIALVSDYPGTTTDPVYKTMELHPIGPVTIIDTPGIDDVGNLGNKRVQKAHHAFMKSDIGLLVVDDYPDVYFSNILKIFEKNAIPFLIVLNKIDMFKSDIIEYYSKKYKKNFVSISAKKNIGIEELKNKIVSMKPEERSIPMIPEFIKENDIVLLIIPIDTGAPKGRLIMPQVNAIREILDKKAFPVETSIEGIPNVLKLLSKKPDLVITDSQAIKKVSQLIPEDIKLTTFSILEARHKGDLRLLSENIEEIENLNDGDSILIMEGCAHRPMSEDIGRVKIPNWLKKYTGKELNFKFIAGKEFPDEEDLLNTKIIIHCGGCTLTRTIMMRRLVHIKRLNIPIYNYGVIISYLNGVLERVMIPDLL; from the coding sequence ATGTCTTTAGGTGGATACAGACTCAATATAGTTATTTCTGGTAAAAGAAATGTTGGAAAGTCTTCGATTATAAATTCTTTATTGAATCAAGATATTGCTCTTGTTTCAGATTATCCTGGTACTACTACTGACCCTGTTTATAAAACGATGGAATTACATCCGATTGGTCCCGTTACTATTATAGATACTCCGGGTATAGATGATGTGGGGAATTTAGGAAATAAAAGAGTACAAAAAGCTCATCATGCCTTTATGAAATCAGATATTGGACTTTTGGTTGTTGATGATTACCCCGATGTTTATTTTTCAAATATTTTAAAAATATTTGAAAAAAATGCTATACCTTTTTTAATAGTTTTAAATAAGATAGATATGTTTAAAAGTGATATTATTGAGTATTATAGTAAAAAGTATAAAAAGAATTTTGTTAGTATTTCAGCAAAAAAGAATATTGGAATTGAAGAATTAAAAAATAAAATAGTTTCTATGAAACCTGAAGAAAGATCAATTCCAATGATTCCAGAATTCATAAAAGAAAATGATATTGTTTTATTGATAATTCCAATAGATACTGGAGCCCCAAAGGGTAGATTGATAATGCCTCAAGTTAATGCAATAAGAGAAATTTTAGATAAAAAAGCTTTTCCAGTAGAAACTTCAATAGAAGGTATTCCTAATGTCTTAAAGTTACTTAGTAAAAAACCAGACTTGGTTATAACTGATTCTCAAGCTATAAAAAAAGTATCGCAATTGATTCCTGAAGATATCAAATTAACCACATTTTCTATTCTTGAGGCAAGACATAAAGGTGATTTAAGATTATTGTCTGAAAATATAGAAGAAATAGAAAATCTTAATGATGGAGATTCGATTCTTATAATGGAAGGCTGTGCACATAGACCTATGAGTGAAGATATAGGGAGAGTAAAAATACCAAATTGGCTGAAAAAATATACTGGGAAAGAGTTAAATTTTAAGTTTATTGCAGGGAAAGAGTTTCCAGATGAAGAAGATTTATTGAATACAAAGATTATTATTCATTGTGGAGGTTGTACATTAACAAGAACAATAATGATGAGAAGACTTGTACATATAAAAAGATTGAATATTCCAATTTATAATTATGGAGTTATAATATCTTATTTGAATGGTGTTTTAGAAAGGGTTATGATTCCAGATTTGCTTTAA